Proteins found in one Mustela lutreola isolate mMusLut2 chromosome 12, mMusLut2.pri, whole genome shotgun sequence genomic segment:
- the KYAT1 gene encoding kynurenine--oxoglutarate transaminase 1 isoform X3: MSKRLQARRLDGIDHNPWVEFGKMASEYDVVNLGQGFPDFPPPDFAIQAFQLALNSDFMLNQYTKAFGYPPLTKILASFFGKLLGQEIDPLKNVLVTVGAYGALFTAFQALVDEGDEVIIVEPFFDCYEPMTLMAGGRPVFVTLKPSPTQDGELDSASNWQLDPTELASKFTSRTKALILNTPNNPVGKVFSKAELELVASLCQQHDVICISDEVYQWLVYDGHQHISIASLPGMWERTLTIGSAGKSFSATGWKVGWALGPDSLMKHLRTVHQNTIYHCPTQGQAAVAQSFQHEQLHFGQPSSYFVQLPQAVQRYRDHMIRSLQSVGLRPVVPQGSYFLIADISDFKTQMPDLPGDADEPYDRRFVKWMIRNKGLAAIPVSVFYSTPHRKQFDHYVRFCFVKDESTLQAMDEKLQKWKDELRP, from the exons ATGTCCAAGCGGCTCCAGGCTCGTCGGCTGGACGGGATTGACCACAACCCATG GGTGGAGTTTGGTAAAATGGCCAGTGAGTATGATGTCGTGAACTTGGGCCAAGGCTTCCCCGACTTCCCACCCCCAGACTTCGCCATTCAAGCCTTTCAGCTCGCCCTCAACAGTGACTTCATGCTCAACCAGTACACCAAGGCATTT GGTTACCCACCCCTGACAAAGATCTTGGCAAGTTTCTTTGGGAAGCTCCTGGGACAGGAGATAGACCCGCTCAAGAACGTGCTGGTGACTGTGGGTGCCTATGGAGCCCTGTTCACAGCCTTCCAGGCCCTGGTGGACGAAGGAGATGAG GTCATCATCGTGGAGCCCTTCTTTGACTGTTACGAACCCATGACATTGATGGCAGGGGGTCGCCCTGTGTTTGTGACCTTGAAGCCG AGCCCCACCCAGGACGGGGAACTGGATTCCGCCAGCAACTGGCAGCTGGACCCCACAGAGCTGGCCAGCAAGTTTACCTCTCGTACCAAAGCCCTAATCCTCAACACCCCCAACAACCCCGTGGGAAAG GTGTTCTCCAAGGCCGAGCTGGAGCTGGTGGCCAGCCTGTGTCAGCAGCATGACGTGATCTGCATCAGTGATGAGGTCTACCAGTGGCTGGTCTACGATGGTCACCAGCACATCAGCATCG CCAGTCTCCCTGGCATGTGGGAGCGTACCCTGACCATTGGCAGCGCTGGTAAGAGCTTCAGCGCCACCGGCTGGAAG GtgggctgggccctgggcccgGACAGTCTCATGAAGCACCTGCGTACCGTCCACCAGAACACTATCTATCACTGTCCCACGCAGGGCCAG GCTGCCGTGGCCCAGAGCTTCCAGCACGAGCAACTGCACTTTGGCCAACCCAGCAGCTACTTCGTGCAGCTGCCGCAAGCCGTGCAGCGCTACCGGGACCACATGATTCGCAGTCTGCAGTCTGTGGGCCTGAGGCCAGTGGTCCCCCAGGGCAGCTACTTCCTCATCGCAGACATCTCAGACTTCA AGACCCAGATGCCGGACTTGCCAGGCGATGCAGATGAGCCCTACGACAGACGCTTCGTCAAGTGGATGATCAGGAACAAG GGCTTGGCGGCCATCCCGGTCTCCGTCTTCTACAGCACCCCACATCGGAAGCAATTTGACCACTATGTCCGCTTCTGTTTTGTGAAG GACGAGTCCACGCTCCAGGCCATGGACGAGAAGCTGCAGAAGTGGAAGGATGAGCTCAGGCCCTGA
- the SPOUT1 gene encoding putative methyltransferase C9orf114 homolog codes for MAERVKKRPCGPGEHGQRVEWRKWKQQKKEEKKKWKDLKLMKKLERQRAQEEQAKLQREEEAAAQREDQGRPYTLSVALPGSILDNAQSPELRTYLAGQIARACTIFCVDEIVVFDEEGQDAKTVEGEFRGVGKKGQACVQLARILQYLECPQYLRKAFFPKHQDLQFAGLLNPLDSPHHMRQDEESEFREGIVVDRPTRPGHGSFVNCGMKKEVKIDKNLEPGLRVTVQLNQKQLPESKTYRGKVVSSQDPRTKAGLYWGYTVRLASCLSAVFAEAPFQDGYDLTIGTSERGSDVTSAQLPSFRHALVVFGGLQGLEAGVEADPNLEVAEPSVLFDLYVNTCPSQGSRTIRTEEAILISLAALQPGLTQAGARPS; via the exons ATGGCGGAGCGCGTGAAGAAGCGACCCTGCGGCCCG GGTGAACATGGCCAAAGAGTCGAGTGGCGAAAATGGAAGCAGCAGA agaaagaggagaaaaagaagtggAAAGATCTCAAGCTGATGAAAAAACTGGAGCGGCAGCGGGCACAGGAGGAACAGGCAAAGCTCCAGCGGGAAGAAGAGGCAGCTGCACAGAGGGAGGACCAGG GTCGGCCCTACACCCTGAGCGTGGCCCTGCCCGGCTCTATCCTGGACAATGCCCAGTCACCAGAACTTCGCACCTACCTGGCTGGCCAGATCGCCAGGGCCTGCACCATCTTCTGTGTGGATGAGATTGTAGTGTTCGATGAAGAAGGCCAGGATGCCAA gACCGTGGAGGGAGAATTCAGGGGAGTCGGCAAGaaagggcaggcgtgcgtgcagCTTGCTCGGATCCTGCAGTACCTGGAGTGTCCACA GTACCTAAGAAAAGCGTTCTTCCCCAAGCATCAGGATCTCCAGTTTGCAG GGCTTCTGAACCCCTTGGACAGCCCTCACCACATGCGTCAGGATGAGGAGTCCGAGTTCAGAGAAGGCATCGTGGTGGACCGGCCCACCCGGCCAGGCCATGGGTCCTTTGTCAACTGTGGCATGAAGAAG GAGGTGAAGATTGACAAGAACTTGGAGCCTGGACTTCGGGTGACGGTCCAGCTGAACCAGAAACAGCTCCCAG AAAGCAAGACCTACCGGGGAAAAGTCGTGTCGTCGCAGGACCCTCGCACCAAAGCCGGTCTGTACTGGGGCTACACAGTCCGACTGGCCTCCTGCCTCA GTGCTGTGTTTGCTGAGGCCCCCTTCCAAGACGGGTATGACCTGACCATTGGGACGTCAGAGAGAGGCTCGGATGTGACCTCTGCCCAGCTTCCCAGCTTCAG GCATGCTCTCGTGGTGTTTGGGGGCCTCCAGGGGCTGGAAGCTGGAGTGGAGGCTGACCCCAACCTAGAGGTGGCTGAACCCAGCGTCCTCTTCGATCTGTATGTCAACACCTGTCCTAGCCAGGGCAGCCGCACCATCCGCACTGAG GAGGCCATCCTCATCTCTCTGGCCGCCCTGCAGCCTGGCCTCACCCAGGCGGGCGCCCGGCCCAGCTGA
- the KYAT1 gene encoding kynurenine--oxoglutarate transaminase 1 isoform X2, which yields MFRNVAAIYLHLAGLFQRKKAGTSLTRCMHQTFAMSKRLQARRLDGIDHNPWVEFGKMASEYDVVNLGQGFPDFPPPDFAIQAFQLALNSDFMLNQYTKAFGYPPLTKILASFFGKLLGQEIDPLKNVLVTVGAYGALFTAFQALVDEGDEVIIVEPFFDCYEPMTLMAGGRPVFVTLKPSPTQDGELDSASNWQLDPTELASKFTSRTKALILNTPNNPVGKVFSKAELELVASLCQQHDVICISDEVYQWLVYDGHQHISIASLPGMWERTLTIGSAGKSFSATGWKVGWALGPDSLMKHLRTVHQNTIYHCPTQGQAAVAQSFQHEQLHFGQPSSYFVQLPQAVQRYRDHMIRSLQSVGLRPVVPQGSYFLIADISDFKTQMPDLPGDADEPYDRRFVKWMIRNKGLAAIPVSVFYSTPHRKQFDHYVRFCFVKDESTLQAMDEKLQKWKDELRP from the exons ATGTTCAGGAATGTGGCTGCCATCTATTTGCACCTGGCTGGGCTCTTCCAGAGAAAGAAGGCTGGAACTTCTCTCACTCGGTGCATGCACCAGACT TTCGCCATGTCCAAGCGGCTCCAGGCTCGTCGGCTGGACGGGATTGACCACAACCCATG GGTGGAGTTTGGTAAAATGGCCAGTGAGTATGATGTCGTGAACTTGGGCCAAGGCTTCCCCGACTTCCCACCCCCAGACTTCGCCATTCAAGCCTTTCAGCTCGCCCTCAACAGTGACTTCATGCTCAACCAGTACACCAAGGCATTT GGTTACCCACCCCTGACAAAGATCTTGGCAAGTTTCTTTGGGAAGCTCCTGGGACAGGAGATAGACCCGCTCAAGAACGTGCTGGTGACTGTGGGTGCCTATGGAGCCCTGTTCACAGCCTTCCAGGCCCTGGTGGACGAAGGAGATGAG GTCATCATCGTGGAGCCCTTCTTTGACTGTTACGAACCCATGACATTGATGGCAGGGGGTCGCCCTGTGTTTGTGACCTTGAAGCCG AGCCCCACCCAGGACGGGGAACTGGATTCCGCCAGCAACTGGCAGCTGGACCCCACAGAGCTGGCCAGCAAGTTTACCTCTCGTACCAAAGCCCTAATCCTCAACACCCCCAACAACCCCGTGGGAAAG GTGTTCTCCAAGGCCGAGCTGGAGCTGGTGGCCAGCCTGTGTCAGCAGCATGACGTGATCTGCATCAGTGATGAGGTCTACCAGTGGCTGGTCTACGATGGTCACCAGCACATCAGCATCG CCAGTCTCCCTGGCATGTGGGAGCGTACCCTGACCATTGGCAGCGCTGGTAAGAGCTTCAGCGCCACCGGCTGGAAG GtgggctgggccctgggcccgGACAGTCTCATGAAGCACCTGCGTACCGTCCACCAGAACACTATCTATCACTGTCCCACGCAGGGCCAG GCTGCCGTGGCCCAGAGCTTCCAGCACGAGCAACTGCACTTTGGCCAACCCAGCAGCTACTTCGTGCAGCTGCCGCAAGCCGTGCAGCGCTACCGGGACCACATGATTCGCAGTCTGCAGTCTGTGGGCCTGAGGCCAGTGGTCCCCCAGGGCAGCTACTTCCTCATCGCAGACATCTCAGACTTCA AGACCCAGATGCCGGACTTGCCAGGCGATGCAGATGAGCCCTACGACAGACGCTTCGTCAAGTGGATGATCAGGAACAAG GGCTTGGCGGCCATCCCGGTCTCCGTCTTCTACAGCACCCCACATCGGAAGCAATTTGACCACTATGTCCGCTTCTGTTTTGTGAAG GACGAGTCCACGCTCCAGGCCATGGACGAGAAGCTGCAGAAGTGGAAGGATGAGCTCAGGCCCTGA
- the KYAT1 gene encoding kynurenine--oxoglutarate transaminase 1 isoform X1 — MDTCNLRGALGDEAVKPPRRGAVCVGSIPWPRSHFLARAFSSLFSASGGEVTSVPRPKGGMFRNVAAIYLHLAGLFQRKKAGTSLTRCMHQTFAMSKRLQARRLDGIDHNPWVEFGKMASEYDVVNLGQGFPDFPPPDFAIQAFQLALNSDFMLNQYTKAFGYPPLTKILASFFGKLLGQEIDPLKNVLVTVGAYGALFTAFQALVDEGDEVIIVEPFFDCYEPMTLMAGGRPVFVTLKPSPTQDGELDSASNWQLDPTELASKFTSRTKALILNTPNNPVGKVFSKAELELVASLCQQHDVICISDEVYQWLVYDGHQHISIASLPGMWERTLTIGSAGKSFSATGWKVGWALGPDSLMKHLRTVHQNTIYHCPTQGQAAVAQSFQHEQLHFGQPSSYFVQLPQAVQRYRDHMIRSLQSVGLRPVVPQGSYFLIADISDFKTQMPDLPGDADEPYDRRFVKWMIRNKGLAAIPVSVFYSTPHRKQFDHYVRFCFVKDESTLQAMDEKLQKWKDELRP; from the exons agCTGTGTGTGTGGGATCCATACCCTGGCCTCGGAGCCATTTTTTGGCCAGAGcgttctcctccctcttctctgcctctggaGGAGAAGTCACCAGTGTCCCAAGGCCCAAGGGAGGCATGTTCAGGAATGTGGCTGCCATCTATTTGCACCTGGCTGGGCTCTTCCAGAGAAAGAAGGCTGGAACTTCTCTCACTCGGTGCATGCACCAGACT TTCGCCATGTCCAAGCGGCTCCAGGCTCGTCGGCTGGACGGGATTGACCACAACCCATG GGTGGAGTTTGGTAAAATGGCCAGTGAGTATGATGTCGTGAACTTGGGCCAAGGCTTCCCCGACTTCCCACCCCCAGACTTCGCCATTCAAGCCTTTCAGCTCGCCCTCAACAGTGACTTCATGCTCAACCAGTACACCAAGGCATTT GGTTACCCACCCCTGACAAAGATCTTGGCAAGTTTCTTTGGGAAGCTCCTGGGACAGGAGATAGACCCGCTCAAGAACGTGCTGGTGACTGTGGGTGCCTATGGAGCCCTGTTCACAGCCTTCCAGGCCCTGGTGGACGAAGGAGATGAG GTCATCATCGTGGAGCCCTTCTTTGACTGTTACGAACCCATGACATTGATGGCAGGGGGTCGCCCTGTGTTTGTGACCTTGAAGCCG AGCCCCACCCAGGACGGGGAACTGGATTCCGCCAGCAACTGGCAGCTGGACCCCACAGAGCTGGCCAGCAAGTTTACCTCTCGTACCAAAGCCCTAATCCTCAACACCCCCAACAACCCCGTGGGAAAG GTGTTCTCCAAGGCCGAGCTGGAGCTGGTGGCCAGCCTGTGTCAGCAGCATGACGTGATCTGCATCAGTGATGAGGTCTACCAGTGGCTGGTCTACGATGGTCACCAGCACATCAGCATCG CCAGTCTCCCTGGCATGTGGGAGCGTACCCTGACCATTGGCAGCGCTGGTAAGAGCTTCAGCGCCACCGGCTGGAAG GtgggctgggccctgggcccgGACAGTCTCATGAAGCACCTGCGTACCGTCCACCAGAACACTATCTATCACTGTCCCACGCAGGGCCAG GCTGCCGTGGCCCAGAGCTTCCAGCACGAGCAACTGCACTTTGGCCAACCCAGCAGCTACTTCGTGCAGCTGCCGCAAGCCGTGCAGCGCTACCGGGACCACATGATTCGCAGTCTGCAGTCTGTGGGCCTGAGGCCAGTGGTCCCCCAGGGCAGCTACTTCCTCATCGCAGACATCTCAGACTTCA AGACCCAGATGCCGGACTTGCCAGGCGATGCAGATGAGCCCTACGACAGACGCTTCGTCAAGTGGATGATCAGGAACAAG GGCTTGGCGGCCATCCCGGTCTCCGTCTTCTACAGCACCCCACATCGGAAGCAATTTGACCACTATGTCCGCTTCTGTTTTGTGAAG GACGAGTCCACGCTCCAGGCCATGGACGAGAAGCTGCAGAAGTGGAAGGATGAGCTCAGGCCCTGA